The region TGATATGGGTGACTGGGTTTGAATAAGGACAGGACCAGGCACTGTCAGGCGCGAATGTCGGGACCCTGTGGAAGAACTGAGGAGACCCACAGAGTCCATCTCCAGCCCCGCTGTCAGCTTCGGAAGCCCCAGGAATGGCGCCCTAAATGACATCCGCTGACTTCTGCctttgagatggggaagaggCGTGGGCCTTGATTGGAGGATAGGGGGCCGAGGCTCTTCCGGGTAGACAGGTgaaaacacagagagaagagggaaTGGGCATTAGAATCCAGAACGAGGGAACGCCACAGAAGCCTGAGCCTGTTGTCAGCCCTGGGAGGCCTTGGGCATGTGTCCTGACTTCCACATCCAGGTGTGGGAGAGAGCAGGGGCCTGGTATTAGGAGCATGAGCTCAGAAAAGCAGAGGGATGGCCCAGGATCTACCTGGAGTCAAGGTAAGGATTCAGAGGACCCAGGAGCCCAGGTAAAATGGGGCCCAAGCCCGCCCTGGGAGAACGTGGGCAGGGTGGCCAGAAGTGTTGCATCCTTGCTTCTCCTTTTGGGGAGTCAGGGAGGTGAACACCTTTGGCTGAGGGACGACTGGGGATACCGCCACCCCAGAACAGCAGAGACCTCCCAGGAACACACTCTGTCACCACTGTCGGCCCTAGAAGCTCCAGGCAGGGTGACTAGATATGATGCTCCTTCGCTGCTGCCTCGGGGGCTCTGAGGGTGGTGAGGATTTTGGTCTGAGGGTTGAAGCCTCAGGTCGGCACAGGAAAGAGTCCCAGGCCCTGCCAAACatccaggtgaggacacagagggaggaatgtagggacctCCCACCACAGATAGCGAGGACCCAACAACTCCCCACCCCTGTTGTTGGCCCTGGGAGGACCCAGACAGGGCTGTCTGGATGTGGCGGCCTCTGACTTCAGCCTGGGGAGGATGTCAGGGAGGAAATGACTTTGTTCTGAGGGGAGTAGCCTTACATCAGCTGAGGGACAAGTGCCAGGTTTTTCAGAAGTTGAGGTAAGTACCCCTCGTGAAGACTAAATATACCTACCCATATGAGAAAAGACACTACAGAGTCCAGTTTCCCTGTTCTCAACCCCTAGGGGATCCAGGTAAGGGTAGCTGGGTGTGACATGCTGTCGATTCCACCATGGTGGGGAAAGGGGGTCCTCAAGCACGTGAGAGCTTGGCCTGAGCTAAGGGAGGTGATGCCAGCTCAGCATAGGCTTGGTCTAGACCCTGTCAGGATTACAGGTGAATACTCTGAGGGTGGACTGAGGGAAGCCCCAACCCAAAACAGTCTGGACCGAGgccttgctgtctgccctgggACATCCTGGGCCAAAGTGCCCAGATACGATGCACCCTCACTTttatcttgggcctctcagggagGTGAAGGTCTTGGTCTGAGGGGCCACTTCAGGTCAGCATAGAGAGccacatctggtcacagaaggaGTCATCTGAGGCTTAGCCAGGAGTCAAGGTGATAGATCTAGTTGAAGGTAACCCCTAACTCCCAAAAGAAAGGACCCCACAGAATGCAGTGGTCCCTTGTTCTCTACTCTCTGAGACCCCAGGCAGGGGTGACCCACCCAGGACATGACACCTTGTCACTTCTGGCTTGGGGTTTTCAGGGAGCTGAGGGCCTTGGTTTTAGGGGTGAGATTGGACCAGAAGGGAGAGAGACAACCGATCAGCTGAGGGAGGAATCGCAGGATATGTCAAGGGAAGAGATTTTGGTGAGGACTGAAGGTATCCCCAGCCCAGAACATAAAGAGGGCCCCACAAATATCCACCGTAGCCCTGATGTAAGCCCAGGAGACTGTGGGGAGGCCTTCAGACTGAGCCTCACTTCTGGCTCAGGAGTCTCAGAGGGCAGAGGACCTTGATCTGAGAGGGCCATGCTCAGATTGACAGAGAGATTTGTCCCAGGCCCTACCAGGAGTCAAGGTGAGGGCTGAGAGGACCACCCAGACCAGAACACACACGACTCCAGCGCCTCCCTGTTCCTTCTGTGAGCCATGGGAAGACCCAGGGAACAGCGGGTGGTTGGGCTCTCACTTCCTTTTCCAGTGTCTCATGGAGACAGGGCTTTGGCATAAGGAAGGTGGCCTCACGTCAGCAGAGGGAGAGTCCCAGGACCTGCCAGACATAAAGGTGATATCACGCAGACCGCTCACTCCAGGACACATAGATCCCACTAAATTTGGGCACCTCCTGCGGTCCTCCCTGGGATGCCCTGGGCATGTGTGGCCAGATGTGGGCCCCTCTCTGGCTTTTGTTCCATATCAGGGGTGTGAGTTCTTGTTCTGAGAGTTTCTCAGGCCAGCAGAAGGGTTGGGTCCGGGTCCTGCCGACGTAAAGGTGAGGGCTCTGAGTGAGTATGAAGGGGACCATTCATTCACCACAGAGGAGTGGGGACCTCACAGAGTCCGGCCCACCCCTCCTGTCGGCACTGGGAGTCCAAGGTGTCCTTGCAGTCTGCAGCTTGAGGACTTCCTCTATTCCTCTTACAGGAGCTCCAGGaactgagaggtgagaccttGGTCTGAGGCAGTGTCCTCAGGTCACAGCAGAGGAGGCCCAGGAGAGCCAGGCGTCAATGTGAGGTGCATGCCCTGAATGAGTTACAAGAGCCCCACTGGCCCCAGAACAGAGGGGACCCCACAGTTCCCGGCCCCACCCACACAACTGTCAGTGCTGGACCCTCATTCTCTGCTGGCTGCACCCTGCAGAGCCGTCTCATTCCCCCTTCATGTCCACAGGAGACAGGCCGACCAGGAGGACAGGAGCCCTGTGAGGCCCTAGAGCACCAGTGAAAGAGAAGACCTGTAAGTAGGCCTTTGTCAGAGCCCCCTAGGGTGTGGTTCTAGGCTGAGGCCACTCAAccgctctctctctcctccaggcCTATGCATCCCCATCCCCGttacccaactccagcccacaCTCCTGTTTTCTGCCCCCAGGGAAAGTCGCGATGCCTTCTTGTGACAAGAGTCAGCTCTGCGAGCTTGAGGAAGACCTTCGGGCCCAAAGAGAGGCACCAGCCCTGGTGGGTGCGCAGGTTCCTGGTGATGAGGACGACATGGAGGTGTTCAccccctcttcttcttcctccaactcctctgcctccacctctccTCTGATCCCAGGCACCCCGGAGGACGTGCCTACTGCTGGAACACCAAGTCCTCCCCAGAGTCCTCAGAGTGTCTGCTCATCCCCCACTGCCGCTGTCTCCCCTCCATGGAGCCAGGCAAGCGAGAGCCCCAGCATCCAAGAAGAGGAGGGCCCGAGCAGCTCACAGGATGTGGGATTCCCTGAGTACTTGCTCCAGGGTGCACCACAGGAGATGATGTATGATTTGCTTAATCTCCTGCTCCTCAAGTATCGAAAGAAGGAGCtgatcacaaaggaagaaatgctgaATGGAGTCCTCAAAAATTACGAGGACCAATTCCCTGCCATCTTCAGCAAAGTCTCTAAGTACATGGAGATTGTCTATGGCATTGCAGTGAAGGAAGTGGACCCTGCCAGCCACTCCTACATCCTcagcacctccctgggcctcacctACGATGGGATGCAGAGCGATGACCAGAGCGTGCCCAAGACCGGCCTCCTGATTATCACCCTGGGCTTGGTCTTCATGGAGGGCGACTGCACCTCTGAGAAGAGCATGTGGTATGTGCTGGGTGTGCTGGGGTTGTGTCCTGGGAGGGAGCACCCCATCTAtggagagcccaggaagctcatcacCGAAGATTGGGTGCAGGAAAACTACCTGGAGTACCGGCAGGTGCCCAACAGTGATCCTGTGTGCTATCGGTTCCTGTGGGGCCCACGTGCCCACGCTGAAACCAGCAAGATGGAAGTTCTGGAGCATTTGGCCCAGTTCAATATTACTTTCCCCAGTTTATTCCCACACTTGTATCAGATGGCTctgagagatgaggaagaaagCGCCCAGGCCGGAATTGCCACCACAAATGGCACTTCTGCCACAGCCGGTACCAGTTCTAGTGGCACACCTTGAAGCTTCTCTAAGCCCAGATGAAGTCTAAGGTAGATTCTCCACTGTGTTTGAAAATAGCAGTCACTGTTTTTAGTAGAAAGATAGTGTAGGGCTAGGGAAATAGAGTGAATAACAAACAGCTTTGGTTTCCTGTACTATA is a window of Cynocephalus volans isolate mCynVol1 chromosome X, mCynVol1.pri, whole genome shotgun sequence DNA encoding:
- the LOC134368353 gene encoding melanoma-associated antigen 4-like, whose amino-acid sequence is MPSCDKSQLCELEEDLRAQREAPALVGAQVPGDEDDMEVFTPSSSSSNSSASTSPLIPGTPEDVPTAGTPSPPQSPQSVCSSPTAAVSPPWSQASESPSIQEEEGPSSSQDVGFPEYLLQGAPQEMMYDLLNLLLLKYRKKELITKEEMLNGVLKNYEDQFPAIFSKVSKYMEIVYGIAVKEVDPASHSYILSTSLGLTYDGMQSDDQSVPKTGLLIITLGLVFMEGDCTSEKSMWYVLGVLGLCPGREHPIYGEPRKLITEDWVQENYLEYRQVPNSDPVCYRFLWGPRAHAETSKMEVLEHLAQFNITFPSLFPHLYQMALRDEEESAQAGIATTNGTSATAGTSSSGTP